From one Rhizobium lentis genomic stretch:
- a CDS encoding ABC transporter ATP-binding protein, with translation MGSITLQKVSKVFGEAKVIPSIDLDIRDGEFVVFVGPSGCGKSTLLRLIAGLEDVSGGKIVIDGKDATEKAPSERGLAMVFQSYALYPHMSVRNNIAFPLKMAGVDKTEIDRKVTDAARVLNLTDYLERKPRQLSGGQRQRVAIGRAIVRQPSAFLFDEPLSNLDAALRVNMRLEISELHQQLKTTMVYVTHDQVEAMTMADKIVVLNRGNIEQVGSPLELYSRPRNLFVAGFIGSPKMNFIKGQNAAALGAHTIGIRPEHILLSMESGDWKGRVVVAEHLGSDTFLHIDVDGIGMVTARGSGDFAAKAGDTVYLTPDRARIHKFNEGGLAL, from the coding sequence ATGGGCAGCATTACCCTTCAGAAGGTTTCCAAGGTCTTCGGCGAAGCCAAGGTCATCCCTTCGATCGACCTCGACATCAGGGACGGCGAGTTCGTGGTCTTCGTCGGCCCGTCGGGCTGCGGCAAGTCCACGCTGCTCAGGCTGATCGCCGGTCTTGAGGACGTTTCCGGCGGCAAGATCGTCATCGACGGCAAGGACGCCACCGAAAAGGCGCCCTCAGAGCGTGGCCTTGCCATGGTGTTCCAGTCCTATGCGCTCTACCCGCATATGAGCGTCCGCAACAACATCGCTTTCCCGCTGAAGATGGCGGGAGTCGACAAGACCGAGATCGACCGCAAGGTGACGGATGCGGCCCGGGTGCTCAATCTCACCGACTATCTCGAACGCAAGCCGCGCCAACTTTCCGGCGGTCAGCGCCAGCGCGTCGCGATCGGCCGCGCCATCGTGCGCCAGCCTTCGGCCTTCCTCTTCGACGAACCGCTGTCGAACCTCGATGCGGCGCTGCGCGTCAACATGCGTCTTGAAATCAGCGAATTGCACCAGCAGCTGAAGACGACGATGGTCTACGTCACCCACGACCAGGTCGAGGCCATGACCATGGCCGACAAGATCGTCGTGTTGAACAGGGGCAATATCGAGCAGGTCGGCTCGCCGCTCGAACTCTATAGCCGCCCGCGCAATCTGTTCGTCGCCGGTTTCATCGGCTCGCCGAAGATGAATTTTATCAAGGGCCAGAACGCGGCCGCGCTCGGGGCGCATACGATCGGCATCCGGCCCGAGCATATATTGCTGTCGATGGAGAGCGGTGACTGGAAGGGGAGGGTGGTGGTCGCCGAGCATCTCGGTTCCGACACCTTCCTGCATATCGACGTCGACGGCATCGGCATGGTGACGGCGCGCGGCAGCGGCGATTTTGCCGCCAAGGCGGGTGATACGGTATATCTGACGCCGGACCGTGCGCGGATTCACAAATTCAACGAGGGCGGCCTTGCCCTCTGA
- a CDS encoding ROK family protein, whose amino-acid sequence MIISFDIGGSAIKGGIARSETDIVPLGRRPTPKDDFAAFVDTLRAIIAETGEEPSRIALSIAGVVDPDTQRLTCANIPCIHGRTLAADLEAELGLAVLIANDADCFAIAEAGLGAGRGHRIVFGAILGTGVGGGLVADGRLVNEAGGFAGEWGHGPIIASSAGNPPAAIPAYACGCGQKGCVDTVGGARGLERLHKTLHDLDLSSEEIINAWRQDEERATRTIDVYVDLVASPLALTINITGATIVPVGGGLSNVGPLLAELDQAVRTRILRKFDRPLVVRSQCRIEPGLIGAALLGLRAEAA is encoded by the coding sequence ATGATCATTTCGTTCGACATCGGCGGCTCCGCCATCAAGGGCGGCATCGCCCGCTCCGAAACTGACATCGTCCCCCTTGGCCGCCGGCCAACACCGAAGGATGATTTTGCCGCTTTCGTCGATACCCTGCGCGCCATCATCGCCGAGACCGGCGAGGAGCCGAGCCGGATTGCGCTATCCATCGCCGGCGTCGTCGATCCCGATACGCAGCGGCTGACCTGCGCCAACATTCCCTGCATCCACGGCCGCACGCTCGCGGCTGACCTTGAAGCCGAACTCGGCTTGGCCGTGCTGATCGCCAACGATGCCGATTGTTTCGCGATTGCCGAAGCCGGCCTCGGCGCCGGCCGCGGCCACCGCATTGTCTTCGGCGCTATCCTCGGCACCGGCGTCGGCGGCGGGCTGGTTGCCGACGGACGCCTGGTCAACGAGGCCGGCGGCTTTGCCGGCGAATGGGGTCACGGACCGATCATCGCATCCTCGGCCGGCAATCCGCCCGCAGCCATTCCCGCCTATGCCTGCGGCTGCGGTCAGAAGGGCTGCGTCGACACTGTCGGCGGCGCCCGCGGCCTGGAGCGCCTGCACAAGACGCTGCATGATCTCGACCTCTCCAGCGAAGAGATTATCAATGCCTGGCGGCAGGACGAGGAAAGGGCGACACGGACGATCGATGTCTATGTCGATCTCGTCGCTTCGCCGCTTGCACTGACGATCAACATCACCGGCGCCACCATCGTGCCGGTCGGTGGCGGGCTGTCCAACGTCGGACCGCTCCTCGCCGAGCTCGACCAAGCCGTGCGTACGCGCATCCTGCGCAAGTTCGACCGGCCGCTGGTGGTGCGCAGCCAATGCCGCATCGAACCCGGCCTGATCGGCGCGGCGCTTTTGGGCTTGAGGGCCGAAGCGGCCTGA
- a CDS encoding carbohydrate ABC transporter permease: MARKVTTRHKVIVTAIAWALGILIFFPILWTFLTSFKSEADAISSPPQFLFFDWTTENYAEVQSRSNYLSHFMNSVIISFGSTLIGLIIAIPAAWAMAFSPTKRTKDVLMWMLSTKMMPPVGALIPIYLLFRNSALLDTRTGLVIVLTLINLPIIVWMLYTYFKEIPGEILEAARMDGASLMKEIVYVLTPMAVPGIASTLLLNIILAWNEAFWTLNLTASKAAPLTAFIASYSSPEGLFYAKLSAASTMAIAPILILGWFSQKQLVRGLTFGAVK; the protein is encoded by the coding sequence ATGGCCAGAAAAGTCACAACCCGGCACAAGGTCATCGTCACAGCGATCGCCTGGGCGCTCGGCATCCTGATCTTCTTCCCGATTCTCTGGACCTTCCTGACGAGCTTCAAGTCGGAAGCCGACGCCATCTCCTCGCCGCCGCAGTTCCTGTTCTTCGATTGGACGACGGAGAACTACGCGGAGGTTCAGAGCCGGTCGAACTATCTCAGCCACTTCATGAACTCGGTGATCATTTCCTTCGGCTCGACTCTGATCGGCCTGATCATCGCCATTCCGGCCGCCTGGGCGATGGCGTTTTCGCCGACCAAGCGGACCAAGGACGTGCTGATGTGGATGCTCTCGACCAAGATGATGCCGCCTGTGGGCGCGCTGATCCCGATCTATCTGCTGTTCCGCAATTCCGCCCTGCTCGACACGCGCACCGGCCTGGTGATCGTGCTGACGTTGATCAATCTGCCGATCATCGTCTGGATGCTCTACACCTACTTCAAGGAAATTCCCGGCGAAATCCTCGAGGCGGCGCGCATGGATGGGGCATCGCTGATGAAGGAGATCGTCTACGTGCTGACGCCGATGGCGGTGCCGGGCATCGCCTCGACGCTGCTTTTGAACATCATCCTCGCCTGGAACGAGGCTTTCTGGACGCTCAACCTTACCGCCTCGAAGGCGGCGCCGCTGACGGCTTTCATCGCCTCCTATTCCAGCCCCGAGGGCCTGTTCTACGCCAAGCTCTCGGCGGCTTCGACCATGGCGATCGCGCCGATCCTGATCCTCGGCTGGTTCAGCCAGAAACAACTCGTCCGCGGCCTGACCTTCGGCGCTGTGAAATAA
- a CDS encoding beta-N-acetylhexosaminidase, producing MAEYRLETSWRPVEGSFGCLTFTLFNLSTEALSGFSLAYTSETRIAEKHVCDGGSLKRQVAHFHEFLPPEGLSIPPGGRWRFSVDGLTRAPKHLTAGVKSAYLTLGDGRYVPVAFGPLLLDGRDGAAPPPLLSPDRVEEPYSLLPWPMSLGLKAGGLPDILYPAERTRPDAIKAVSVVVSLYQRLYPTEKVPFSLCAVKSGRAVRFMIESSIAAFAYELRFSAHEIVLSSADAAGRHYGLISLAQLLHGARAEREIFKFPNFGAIADQPRHGWRGCHLDVSRQFYPVSDIMRLIDILAWNKLNIFHWHLTDDEAWRLEIKAYPALTEIGGRRGPDEVLVPQLGDGAETRSGHYRQEEVRQIVAHAAALHIEVVPEIDIPGHSTATLLSLPELVDGQESPDSYRAVQGYSNNALNPAVEFTYEFLGKVFDEMVTLFPSEYIHIGGDEVAKGAWLSSPLCKALMEREKLAGTAELQSYFLKRVKTMLSERGRKLAGWNEVAHGGGVEPDGTLLMAWEKLTVGIELAQGGYDVVMTPGQAYYLDMAQAEAWDEPGASWAGYAPPEHTYAYEAELPEAVQAKLRGIQACIWTENFASRAYFNRLVFPRLSAVAEAAWTPLARKDWDRFAAIVRMWPVL from the coding sequence ATGGCCGAGTATCGTCTGGAAACAAGCTGGCGCCCGGTCGAAGGCAGTTTCGGGTGCCTAACCTTCACGCTCTTCAACCTTTCGACCGAGGCGCTGTCCGGCTTCTCGCTCGCCTATACCTCCGAGACACGGATTGCCGAGAAGCATGTCTGCGACGGCGGCAGCCTCAAGCGACAGGTCGCGCATTTCCACGAATTCCTGCCGCCCGAGGGGCTGAGCATTCCCCCCGGCGGGCGCTGGCGGTTCTCGGTGGATGGATTGACCAGAGCGCCAAAACATCTGACAGCGGGCGTCAAATCCGCCTATCTGACACTCGGCGACGGCCGATACGTTCCTGTCGCCTTCGGGCCTCTCCTTCTCGACGGCAGGGATGGCGCTGCACCGCCGCCGCTCCTGTCGCCGGACCGGGTCGAGGAACCTTATTCGCTTCTGCCCTGGCCGATGTCGCTCGGACTAAAGGCGGGAGGGCTGCCTGATATCCTCTATCCGGCCGAGAGGACGCGGCCCGATGCGATCAAAGCCGTGTCGGTGGTTGTCTCGCTTTATCAACGGCTCTATCCGACCGAAAAGGTGCCGTTCTCGCTCTGCGCCGTAAAAAGCGGCCGGGCCGTTCGTTTCATGATCGAATCATCGATCGCCGCCTTCGCCTACGAGCTGCGCTTCTCCGCGCATGAGATCGTGCTTTCCAGCGCGGATGCCGCCGGCCGGCACTACGGGCTGATCAGCCTGGCCCAACTGCTGCACGGCGCCCGCGCGGAACGGGAGATCTTCAAGTTCCCGAATTTCGGCGCGATCGCGGATCAGCCGCGTCATGGCTGGCGCGGCTGCCATCTGGACGTATCCCGGCAGTTCTACCCGGTGTCGGATATCATGCGGCTGATCGATATCCTCGCCTGGAACAAGCTCAACATTTTCCATTGGCACCTGACCGACGACGAAGCCTGGCGGCTGGAGATCAAGGCTTATCCGGCGCTGACGGAAATCGGTGGGCGGCGCGGACCTGACGAAGTACTTGTGCCGCAGCTCGGCGACGGGGCGGAAACGCGCTCGGGCCATTACAGGCAGGAGGAGGTGAGGCAGATCGTTGCGCATGCGGCCGCGTTGCATATCGAGGTCGTGCCGGAAATAGATATTCCCGGACACAGCACCGCGACGCTGCTCTCGCTGCCCGAACTCGTCGACGGGCAGGAGTCACCGGACAGCTACCGCGCGGTGCAGGGTTACTCCAACAATGCCCTCAACCCGGCGGTGGAATTCACCTATGAATTTCTCGGCAAGGTGTTCGATGAGATGGTGACGCTGTTTCCTAGCGAATATATCCACATCGGCGGCGACGAGGTGGCGAAGGGCGCCTGGCTTTCCTCGCCGCTCTGCAAGGCGCTGATGGAGCGGGAGAAGCTTGCCGGCACCGCCGAGCTGCAGTCCTATTTCCTCAAACGCGTCAAGACCATGCTGTCGGAGCGCGGCAGGAAGCTAGCCGGCTGGAACGAGGTCGCGCACGGCGGCGGCGTCGAGCCCGACGGGACGCTGCTGATGGCCTGGGAAAAGCTGACCGTCGGTATCGAGCTGGCGCAGGGAGGCTACGACGTGGTGATGACGCCGGGCCAGGCCTATTATCTCGACATGGCGCAGGCGGAAGCTTGGGACGAGCCCGGCGCGAGTTGGGCAGGTTACGCGCCGCCGGAACACACTTACGCCTACGAGGCGGAGCTTCCGGAGGCCGTGCAGGCGAAGTTGCGGGGCATCCAGGCCTGCATCTGGACCGAGAACTTCGCGTCCCGCGCCTATTTCAACCGGCTGGTCTTCCCGCGGCTGTCGGCCGTGGCTGAAGCCGCGTGGACGCCTTTGGCACGCAAGGATTGGGACCGGTTTGCAGCGATCGTGCGGATGTGGCCGGTGCTCTAA
- a CDS encoding exopolysaccharide biosynthesis protein: MTIENAESHRRRRPRPPRPKGRRLSSILRQLAADRSRERISIGDLFQTMGDRAISALMLIFALPNAFPTPPGTSALLGAPLVFLAAQLTFGLKPWLPKAIADRSVRREDFETIVVRVHRWLAWAERMLKPRLAIFAEPPAEYFAGLACLLLSIVLVLPVPLGNILPAITISVFAFGIMGRDGLFALIGFAMTAISLVVAGGVIYGLAKAGIYFVVQWFA, encoded by the coding sequence ATGACTATCGAAAACGCTGAATCCCATAGACGCAGACGACCGCGCCCGCCGCGTCCCAAAGGCCGCCGCCTCTCGTCCATTCTACGGCAACTCGCCGCCGACCGCAGCCGGGAGCGGATTTCGATCGGCGACCTGTTCCAGACGATGGGCGACAGGGCGATCAGCGCGCTGATGCTGATCTTTGCGCTCCCGAACGCCTTCCCCACGCCGCCCGGCACCTCCGCCCTGCTTGGCGCGCCGCTGGTGTTCCTCGCGGCGCAGCTGACCTTCGGGCTGAAGCCCTGGCTGCCGAAGGCGATTGCCGACCGTTCGGTGCGGCGGGAGGATTTCGAGACGATCGTCGTCCGTGTCCATCGCTGGCTCGCCTGGGCCGAGCGGATGCTGAAACCGAGGCTTGCGATCTTCGCGGAGCCGCCGGCGGAGTATTTCGCCGGTCTCGCATGCCTGCTTTTGTCGATCGTGCTGGTGCTGCCGGTTCCGCTCGGCAATATCCTGCCGGCGATCACGATCTCGGTCTTCGCTTTCGGCATTATGGGCCGCGACGGGCTCTTCGCGCTCATCGGTTTCGCAATGACGGCCATATCGCTCGTCGTCGCCGGTGGCGTGATCTACGGTCTGGCGAAGGCTGGGATCTATTTCGTCGTGCAATGGTTTGCCTGA
- a CDS encoding carbohydrate ABC transporter permease, with protein MATLHTRSAARMMIAPSVLLLFAWMIVPLAMTIYFSTLNYNLLSPGMESFVGLLNYEYFLSDPAFIAALINTLLLVAGVLVITVVGGIAFALLLDQPMYGQGIVRILVIAPFFIMPTVAALVWKNMFMNPVNGLFAHLAKAFGLQPIDWLANAPLFSVILIVAWQWLPFATLILLTALQSLDEEQKEAAEMDGAGAISKFIYIILPHMARAITVVILIQTIFLLSVFAEILVTTNGGPGTDSTNLTYLVYAQALLQFDIGGASAGGIVAVVLANIVAIFLVRLVGKNLEA; from the coding sequence ATGGCAACGTTACACACTCGCTCCGCAGCGCGCATGATGATAGCGCCTTCCGTGCTGCTCCTTTTTGCGTGGATGATCGTCCCGCTCGCGATGACGATCTACTTCTCGACGCTGAACTACAATCTGCTTAGCCCCGGCATGGAGAGCTTCGTCGGCCTGCTGAACTACGAATATTTCCTTTCCGACCCGGCCTTCATCGCGGCGCTGATCAATACGTTGCTGCTCGTTGCCGGCGTGCTCGTGATCACCGTTGTCGGCGGCATCGCCTTCGCGCTCCTGCTCGATCAGCCGATGTACGGCCAGGGTATCGTGCGCATCCTGGTGATTGCGCCGTTCTTTATCATGCCGACGGTGGCAGCGCTCGTCTGGAAGAACATGTTCATGAACCCGGTCAATGGCCTCTTTGCGCATCTGGCGAAGGCGTTCGGCCTGCAGCCGATCGACTGGCTGGCAAATGCGCCGCTGTTCTCCGTCATTCTCATCGTCGCCTGGCAGTGGTTACCCTTCGCTACCCTCATCCTGTTGACCGCGCTGCAGTCGCTCGACGAGGAGCAGAAGGAGGCGGCCGAGATGGACGGCGCCGGGGCGATCTCGAAATTCATCTATATCATCCTGCCGCATATGGCCCGCGCCATCACCGTGGTGATCCTGATCCAGACGATCTTCCTGCTTTCGGTCTTTGCCGAAATCCTCGTCACCACCAATGGCGGACCGGGCACCGACAGCACCAATCTCACCTATCTCGTCTATGCGCAGGCGTTGCTGCAGTTCGATATCGGCGGCGCTTCGGCGGGCGGCATCGTAGCGGTCGTGCTTGCCAATATCGTCGCGATCTTCCTCGTCCGCCTCGTCGGCAAGAATCTGGAGGCTTGA
- a CDS encoding mannitol dehydrogenase family protein, with protein sequence MTCKLSLATLPDAARTAAIPGYDRASLKAGIVHFGVGNFHRAHQAVYLDDLFNQGVDHDWAIVGAGVLPSDAAMREKLAAQDFLTTVVEQDNNKTAARVTAPMIDILPVGDPVATVAKLADPDIRIVSLTITEGGYFIDATGTFNPAHPAIAADGKNPNAPKTVFGLIVAGLKARKDKGIGPFTVMSCDNIPHNGVVTANAVVGTAALSDPALADWIRANVAFPNAMVDRITPATGQREIDFLKDNFEIEDNWPVYCEEFKQWVLEDKFTAGRPALEKVGVTFVPDVTPYEHMKIRILNGGHAAIAYPAALMDIHFVHDSMEDPLIRAFLAKLEKDEIIPIVPPVPNTSLTDYFALIERRLLNPKIADTIPRLAQDGSNRQPKFILPSTLDNLRQGRDVVGLSLVSALWCRYFAGKTDSGKDIVFNDISAERLHSAALKAKDDPSAFLAFDDIFGEVAKSDLFRKRFAHALKTLWEKGTRETLQLYLDGKLAV encoded by the coding sequence ATGACGTGCAAACTCTCGCTGGCAACGCTTCCGGACGCGGCGCGCACTGCCGCCATCCCCGGATATGACAGGGCGTCGCTGAAAGCCGGCATCGTGCACTTCGGCGTCGGCAATTTCCACCGCGCCCATCAGGCGGTCTATCTCGACGATCTCTTCAACCAGGGCGTCGATCACGACTGGGCGATCGTCGGCGCCGGCGTTCTGCCGTCTGATGCCGCCATGCGCGAAAAGCTCGCGGCCCAGGATTTCCTGACGACGGTGGTCGAACAGGACAACAACAAGACCGCGGCGCGCGTCACGGCGCCGATGATCGACATCCTTCCGGTCGGTGATCCGGTCGCGACCGTCGCCAAGCTTGCCGATCCCGACATCCGCATCGTCTCGCTGACGATCACCGAAGGCGGCTATTTCATTGATGCGACGGGCACCTTCAATCCGGCTCATCCGGCGATTGCTGCCGACGGGAAAAATCCCAATGCGCCGAAGACGGTCTTCGGCCTGATCGTTGCCGGCTTGAAAGCGCGTAAGGACAAAGGCATCGGTCCCTTCACCGTGATGTCCTGCGACAACATTCCCCATAACGGCGTCGTCACCGCCAATGCCGTGGTCGGCACGGCCGCACTTTCCGACCCTGCCCTTGCCGACTGGATTCGGGCCAATGTCGCCTTCCCGAACGCCATGGTCGACCGCATCACGCCGGCGACCGGCCAGCGGGAGATCGATTTCCTCAAGGACAATTTCGAGATCGAGGACAATTGGCCGGTCTATTGCGAGGAATTCAAGCAATGGGTGCTCGAGGACAAGTTCACCGCCGGCCGGCCGGCGCTGGAAAAGGTCGGCGTCACCTTCGTTCCCGATGTGACGCCCTACGAGCATATGAAGATCCGCATCCTGAACGGCGGGCATGCGGCGATCGCCTATCCGGCGGCGTTGATGGATATTCACTTCGTGCATGATTCCATGGAGGATCCGCTGATCCGCGCCTTCCTGGCCAAGCTCGAAAAAGACGAGATCATCCCGATCGTGCCGCCCGTGCCGAACACATCGCTGACGGACTATTTTGCGCTGATCGAACGTCGCCTCCTCAATCCGAAGATTGCCGACACCATTCCGCGCCTGGCGCAGGACGGTTCGAACCGCCAGCCGAAGTTCATCCTGCCGTCGACGCTCGACAATCTCCGTCAGGGCAGGGATGTCGTCGGCCTGTCGCTGGTTTCGGCGCTCTGGTGCCGCTATTTCGCCGGCAAGACCGACAGCGGCAAGGATATCGTTTTCAACGACATCAGCGCCGAGCGCCTGCATTCGGCGGCGCTGAAGGCAAAGGACGATCCGTCGGCCTTCCTCGCCTTCGACGATATTTTCGGCGAAGTGGCGAAATCGGATCTTTTCCGCAAGCGTTTCGCCCATGCCCTTAAAACCTTATGGGAAAAGGGCACGCGGGAAACGCTGCAGCTCTATCTCGACGGCAAGCTCGCAGTGTAA
- a CDS encoding sugar-binding transcriptional regulator: MAKRSETPGRLDDAARAGWLYYVAGRTQDEIATSMGISRQSAQRLVSLAVAERLIKVRLDHPIAACLELANELRRKFGLKHVEVVPSDPGSSSTTVGIAEAAAAEIERWLKRAEPIVLAVGTGRTLKAAVDQLPAIECPNHRIVSLTGNIAPDGSAAYYNVIFSMADAVKARHYPMPLPVLVTSAEERELLHGQQLVRSTLDMSAQADVTFVGIGELGIDGPLCVDGFLEKDEMMELMRGGAVGEICGWIFDVDGRLLDNPINERVASAPIPSRDASMVIGLAKGKRKFKAIKAAVVGHQINGLITDEETAEFLLKS; this comes from the coding sequence ATGGCAAAAAGATCCGAGACCCCTGGACGGCTCGATGACGCGGCGCGCGCCGGTTGGCTTTATTACGTCGCCGGACGCACCCAGGACGAAATCGCTACCTCGATGGGTATCTCGCGACAATCGGCGCAGCGGTTGGTGTCGCTCGCGGTCGCCGAGCGTCTCATCAAGGTGCGGCTCGACCATCCGATCGCCGCCTGCCTGGAGCTTGCCAACGAGCTGCGGCGGAAATTCGGGCTGAAACATGTGGAGGTGGTGCCGAGCGATCCGGGTTCGTCGTCGACCACCGTCGGCATTGCCGAGGCGGCGGCGGCGGAGATCGAACGCTGGCTGAAGCGGGCGGAGCCGATCGTGCTTGCGGTCGGCACGGGCCGTACCCTGAAGGCGGCCGTCGACCAGTTGCCGGCGATCGAATGTCCCAACCATCGCATCGTCTCGCTGACCGGCAATATCGCGCCGGACGGCTCGGCCGCCTATTACAACGTCATCTTCAGCATGGCGGATGCAGTAAAGGCGCGGCACTATCCGATGCCGCTTCCGGTGCTCGTCACCTCGGCCGAGGAACGAGAGCTGCTGCATGGCCAGCAGCTGGTGCGCTCGACGCTCGACATGAGCGCACAGGCCGACGTCACCTTCGTCGGCATCGGCGAACTCGGCATCGACGGGCCGCTCTGCGTTGACGGTTTTCTCGAGAAGGACGAGATGATGGAGCTGATGCGCGGCGGCGCGGTCGGCGAGATCTGCGGCTGGATCTTCGACGTCGATGGCAGGCTGCTCGACAACCCGATCAACGAGCGCGTCGCGTCCGCGCCGATCCCTTCCCGGGACGCGTCGATGGTCATCGGACTCGCCAAGGGAAAGCGCAAATTCAAGGCGATCAAGGCTGCCGTTGTCGGCCACCAGATCAACGGATTGATCACCGACGAAGAGACGGCTGAGTTTTTGCTCAAGAGTTGA
- a CDS encoding ABC transporter substrate-binding protein: MTLRTFLLGACSALAFAGMASAETLTIATVNNGDMIRMQKLTDDFKAKNPGIDLEWVTLEENVLRQKVTTDIATKGGQYDVLTIGTYEVPIWAKQGWLLPLDNLGDSYDVNDLLPAIRSGISQDGKLYAAPFYGESSMVMYRKDLFDAAGLKMPDAPTWDFIADAAKKITNKDKEIYGICLRGKAGWGENMAFLTAMANSFGARWFDEQWKPQFDQPEWKDTLTFYVNLMKEAGPPGASSNGFNENLALFQTGKCGMWIDATVAASFVSNPKESTVADKVGFALAPDKGLGKRGNWLWAWNLAIPAGSQKSEAAEKFIAWATSKEYTALVAEKEGWLNAPPGTRTSLYANADYQKAAPFAKMTLDSINSADPTKPTVKPVPYVGVQFVAIPEFQGIGTAVGQQFSAALAGQISVDQALQSAQQLATREMTKAGYIK, from the coding sequence ATGACATTGAGAACTTTTCTGCTGGGCGCCTGCTCAGCACTGGCGTTTGCCGGCATGGCTTCGGCCGAGACGCTGACAATCGCGACCGTGAACAACGGCGACATGATCCGAATGCAGAAGCTGACAGATGACTTCAAGGCGAAGAATCCCGGCATCGACCTTGAATGGGTCACCCTCGAAGAAAACGTCCTGCGCCAGAAGGTGACGACCGACATAGCGACCAAGGGCGGCCAGTACGACGTTTTGACGATCGGCACCTATGAGGTTCCGATCTGGGCCAAGCAGGGCTGGCTGCTGCCGCTCGACAATCTCGGCGACAGCTACGACGTGAACGACCTGCTGCCCGCCATCCGCAGCGGCATCAGTCAGGACGGCAAGCTCTATGCAGCCCCGTTCTACGGTGAAAGCTCGATGGTCATGTACCGCAAGGACCTGTTCGACGCCGCCGGCCTGAAGATGCCCGACGCGCCGACCTGGGATTTCATCGCGGACGCTGCGAAGAAGATCACCAACAAGGACAAGGAAATCTACGGCATCTGCCTGCGCGGCAAGGCCGGCTGGGGCGAGAATATGGCCTTCCTGACGGCTATGGCGAACTCCTTCGGCGCACGCTGGTTCGACGAACAGTGGAAGCCGCAGTTCGACCAGCCTGAGTGGAAGGACACGCTGACCTTCTACGTCAACCTGATGAAGGAAGCCGGCCCTCCCGGTGCTTCTTCCAACGGCTTCAACGAAAACCTGGCGCTCTTCCAGACCGGCAAGTGCGGCATGTGGATCGACGCAACGGTCGCCGCTTCCTTCGTCAGCAACCCGAAGGAATCCACCGTCGCGGACAAGGTCGGCTTTGCGCTGGCTCCGGACAAGGGCCTCGGCAAGCGCGGCAACTGGCTCTGGGCCTGGAACCTCGCCATACCGGCAGGCTCTCAGAAGTCTGAGGCAGCCGAGAAATTCATCGCCTGGGCAACGAGCAAGGAATACACCGCCCTCGTCGCCGAGAAGGAAGGCTGGCTGAACGCACCTCCCGGCACCCGCACCTCGCTTTATGCAAATGCGGACTACCAGAAGGCCGCGCCCTTCGCCAAGATGACGCTCGACTCGATCAACTCGGCCGATCCGACCAAGCCGACCGTCAAGCCGGTCCCCTATGTCGGCGTCCAGTTCGTGGCGATCCCGGAATTCCAGGGCATCGGCACCGCGGTGGGCCAGCAGTTCTCGGCAGCTCTTGCCGGCCAGATTTCGGTCGATCAGGCGTTGCAGAGCGCACAGCAGCTGGCAACCCGTGAAATGACCAAAGCCGGCTACATCAAGTAA